The genomic region GCCGCGCCGACGCTCGCTCGTGACCCTAAGCAGAAATCGCTTTGGGTTAAATTCGAAGGATTTTCTTCCCTTTTATTGCAGTTTCTGACGTTCGTGCCGGCGATCGCGCTTTGCCGCCATTTGACTTGGAGGAAGCGCCTGACAAAGCCTCTATGATACGGCAGTCTTTAACGCGCGCGGCGTGGCATGTAGAAATTACAGTTCTAAGTTCGCGACGCACAGCTTGCAGGCGCTTTATCTTGCCGTCGATATGCGCGACCTGACGACGAGCAATCGCATCAACGCGTTGGCAGGGAGCATCCGGACGATCTGCTAGCGTGAGGAGTTCGCGCACTTCATCCATGTCAAAACCGAGATCGCGGGCATGACGGATGAAAGCCAGCCGCGCGACCGCACGGTCATCGTATCGCCGTTGCCCTCCGCTCGTGCGGTCCGGCGTTACCAATAGCCCGATTTGCTCATAAAAGCGGATGGTCGGTACTTTAACGCCGGTCAGTTCCGCGAGCCCGCCAATTCCGATTTCGCCCATGCCCACATACCTCTTGAACCTCTAGCCACTAGAGATCCTATACTACATCCTGGATGTTGCAAATTGCGGCATGAGAAGATGACCGATTGCGTTAAGAGCGGGTGTGGCTGCTCCCAAAATCTGGCCTTCAACGGTCTAGCTCCCGGCTATCAGCGCCGCCTTTGGGCGGTGATCGCAATCAACGCGGTCATGTTTGCCGTCGAGATGGGAGCCGGAGCGATGTCGGGTTCCCAGGCGTTGAAAACAGACGCTCTCGATTTCTTCGGCGACACGCTGACCTACGGTCTCAGTCTCGCCGTCATCGGCCTGCCATTGCGCGTGCGGGCCACAACCGCAGTGGTTAAAGGGATTACTCTCGGGCTCATGGGGCTTTGGATTTTCGGCTCGACAGTTTGGCACGCCTTTGCGCCGGGCGTTCCTGTCGCCGAGATCATGGGATCAATCGGCTTTCTCGCACTCGCAGCCAACTTGGCGAGCGTCTTGATTCTCCTCAAGTACAAGGACGGTGACGCCAACGTACGCTCTGTGTGGCTGTGCTCACGAAACGACGCCGTCGGCAACGTGGCCGTCATCTTGTCAGCATACGTCGTATGGGGCACAGCGAGCGGCTGGCCGGATATACTCGTGGCGGCAATCCTTGCGTCCATATTCTTGCATTCGGCGACCAAGA from Hyphomicrobium sp. MC1 harbors:
- a CDS encoding helix-turn-helix domain-containing protein, whose translation is MGEIGIGGLAELTGVKVPTIRFYEQIGLLVTPDRTSGGQRRYDDRAVARLAFIRHARDLGFDMDEVRELLTLADRPDAPCQRVDAIARRQVAHIDGKIKRLQAVRRELRTVISTCHAARVKDCRIIEALSGASSKSNGGKARSPARTSETAIKGKKILRI
- a CDS encoding cation transporter, coding for MTDCVKSGCGCSQNLAFNGLAPGYQRRLWAVIAINAVMFAVEMGAGAMSGSQALKTDALDFFGDTLTYGLSLAVIGLPLRVRATTAVVKGITLGLMGLWIFGSTVWHAFAPGVPVAEIMGSIGFLALAANLASVLILLKYKDGDANVRSVWLCSRNDAVGNVAVILSAYVVWGTASGWPDILVAAILASIFLHSATKILGQALDEWRRQSDGPAEMIAVVGRT